The following are from one region of the Nicotiana tabacum cultivar K326 chromosome 3, ASM71507v2, whole genome shotgun sequence genome:
- the LOC107798872 gene encoding copper-transporting ATPase RAN1 isoform X1, which translates to MTPSMRDVQLTEVAGDGAGEEVRLLDSYDEEEQKLGDNLRRIQVRVTGMTCAACSNSVEGALMSINGVVKATVALLQNKADVIFYPSLVKDDEITNAIEDAGFEAELLSEPTASRTNPHGTVVGQFIIGGMTCAACVNSVEGILKQLPGVRKAVVALATSLGEVEYDPSIISKDDIASAIEDAGFEASFVQSSEQDKIVLGVVGISGEMDAQLLEGILSKLHGVKHFLFDRVSCELGVVFDPEVLGPRSLVDGVEGGSSGKFKLLVKNPYTRMASRDLEESSKMFRLFTASLSLSVPVILMRVVCPQIPLLYALLIWQCGPFQMGDWLKWALVTVVQFGIGKRFYVAAGRALRNGSTNMDVLVALGTTASYVYSVCALLYGAISGFWSPTYFETSAMLITFVLLGKYLETLAKGKTSGAIKKLVELAPATAILLVKDKGGKVVGEREIDALLIQAGDILKVLPGTKVPVDGVVVWGSSHVNESMVTGESAPVLKEINSVVIGGTINLHGSLHIQATKVGSNTVLSQIISLVETAQMSKAPIQKFADYIASIFVPVVVTMSLLTFFGWYVAGVLGGYPEEWLPENGNFFVFSLMFAISVVVIACPCALGLATPTAVMVATGVGANNGVLIKGGDALEMAQKIRYVIFDKTGTLTQGKAKVTTAKVFTEMDRGEFLTLVASAEASSEHPLAKAIMEYARHFHFFDEPSDTGEFQSYSEQAKFSGWLQDVSDFSVLPGKGVQCFIDGKWVLIGNRKLLTENGIAIPSNVENFVVELEESAKTGILVAQDNVVIGALGIADPLKREAAVVVEGLIKMGVQPIMVTGDNWRTARAVAKEVGIHDVRAEVLPAGKAEVIRSFQKGGSVVAMVGDGINDSPALAAADVGMAIGAGTDIAIEAAEYVLMRSNLEDVITAIDLSRKTFARIRWNYIFAMAYNVIAIPVAAGVFFPLLRLELPPWVAGACMAMSSVSVVCSSLYLKRYKKPRLTTILEITIE; encoded by the exons GATGATGAGATTACAAATGCTATAGAAGATGCTGGGTTTGAGGCAGAGCTTCTTTCAGAACCTACTGCATCTCGTACAAACCCACATGGAACTGTAGTAGGCCAGTTCATAATAGGTGGTATGACATGTGCAGCTTGTGTAAATTCTGTTGAAGGTATCCTAAAACAGCTCCCAGGTGTACGAAAGGCCGTAGTTGCTTTGGCTACATCACTAGGAGAGGTTGAATATGATCCGTCCATAATCAGCAAGGATGATATAGCGAGTGCAATTGAAGATGCTGGTTTTGAAGCTTCCTTTGTGCAGAGCAGCGAGCAGGATAAAATTGTACTTGGGGTGGTTGGTATTTCTGGTGAGATGGATGCACAGTTGTTAGAAGGCATTCTTTCGAAGCTGCATGGAGTTAAACACTTTTTATTTGATCGGGTATCATGTGAGCTTGGAGTTGtctttgatcccgaagttcttgGCCCAAGATCTTTAGTTGATGGCGTTGAAGGAGGAAGCAGCGGCAAGTTTAAGTTACTTGTCAAGAACCCGTATACAAGAATGGCTTCCAGAGATTTAGAAGAATCCTCGAAGATGTTTCGGCTTTTTACTGCAAGCTTATCTCTAAGT GTTCCTGTGATTCTAATGCGAGTTGTCTGCCCTCAGATACCTCTGCTCTATGCTTTACTGATTTGGCAGTGTGGTCCCTTTCAAATGGGTGATTGGTTAAAGTGGGCTTTAGTGACTGTTGTCCAATTTGGTATTGGTAAACGTTTTTATGTTGCGGCTGGAAGAGCACTTCGAAATGGTTCCACAAACATGGATGTCTTGGTTGCGTTGGGAACTACAGCTTCCTATGTTTACTCTGTATGTGCACTACTTTATGGTGCAATTTCTGGGTTCTGGTCTCCAACATACTTTGAAACAAGTGCCATGTTAATCACATTTGTACTTCTAGGAAAGTACTTGGAAACTCTTGCTAAAGGAAAGACATCTGGTGCTATCAAAAAACTCGTAGAACTCGCTCCCGCTACAGCTATACTGCTTGTCAAAGACAAAG GTGGAAAAGTAGTTGGAGAAAGAGAAATAGATGCTTTATTGATTCAGGCTGGTGATATATTAAAAGTACTTCCTGGTACAAAAGTTCCTGTGGATGGTGTCGTTGTATGGGGTTCAAGCCATGTGAATGAGAGTATGGTCACTGGAGAATCTGCTCCTGTTTTGAAAGAGATTAATTCAGTGGTTATTGGAGGTACAATCAATTTACATGGTTCTCTTCACATACAGGCCACAAAAGTAGGGTCAAACACAGTTCTTAGTCAGATCATATCTCTTGTTGAGACAGCACAGATGTCAAAGGCTCCCATTCAGAAGTTCGCCGACTAC ATTGCAAGCATTTTTGTTCCTGTGGTTGTTACTATGTCCTTATTGACATTCTTTGGATG GTATGTTGCTGGAGTTCTTGGAGGCTATCCAGAAGAATGGCTGCCAGAAAATggcaatttttttgtattttctttgatGTTTGCGATATCAGTTGTGGTTATTGCATGTCCTTGTGCACTTGGTTTGGCCACCCCCACTGCTGTTATGGTTGCGACAGGGGTTGGTGCCAACAACGGTGTGCTGATAAAGGGAGGAGATGCATTGGAGATGGCGCAGAAGATTAGATATGTGATATTTGATAAGACAGGCACTTTGACCCAGGGAAAAGCTAAAGTCACAACAGCCAAAGTTTTCACTGAGATGGATCGTGGAGAATTCCTAACTTTGGTAGCTTCTGCAGAG GCAAGCAGTGAACACCCCTTGGCTAAAGCGATAATGGAATATGCTCGGCATTTTCATTTCTTTGATGAACCATCTGATACCGGGGAGTTTCAGAGTTACAGTGAACAGGCTAAGTTTTCTGGATGGCTTCAAGATGTATCAGATTTCTCTGTTTTGCCTGGAAAAGGTGTACAGTGCTTCATCGATGGGAAATGGGTTTTG ATTGGTAACCGGAAGCTGCTTACCGAGAATGGGATAGCTATACCTTCCAACGTAGAGAATTTTGTTGTAGAGTTGGAAGAAAGTGCAAAGACAGGCATTCTTGTCGCTCAGGATAATGTTGTAATTGGTGCTCTGGGGATAGCAGACCCGCTAAAGAGAGAAGCGGCTGTTGTCGTAGAGGGCCTTATAAAAATGGGCGTCCAACCAATCATGGTTACTGGTGATAATTGGAGAACAGCTCGTGCAGTTGCTAAGGAG GTCGGTATCCATGACGTAAGAGCAGAAGTGTTGCCAGCAGGAAAAGCTGAGGTCATCCGTTCATTTCAAAAGGGAGGCAGTGTAGTTGCTATGGTAGGTGATGGGATCAATGACTCACCCGCATTAGCTGCTGCAGATGTTGGTATGGCAATTGGAGCGGGAACTGATATTGCGATAGAAGCTGCTGAGTACGTGTTAATGAGAAGCAACTTGGAGGATGTGATTACTGCCATAGACCTCTCAAGGAAGACATTTGCGCGGATTAGGTGGAATTATATCTTTGCCATGGCGTACAATGTGATCGCAATTCCAGTGGCCGCAGGAGTTTTCTTTCCTTTGTTAAGACTGGAGTTGCCACCTTGGGTAGCTGGTGCATGCATGGCAATGTCATCTGTAAGTGTTGTGTGTTCTTCTCTGTATCTAAAGAGATACAAGAAACCCAGACTTACCACTATATTGGAAATAACTATAGAGTAG
- the LOC107798872 gene encoding copper-transporting ATPase RAN1 isoform X2, whose translation MTCAACVNSVEGILKQLPGVRKAVVALATSLGEVEYDPSIISKDDIASAIEDAGFEASFVQSSEQDKIVLGVVGISGEMDAQLLEGILSKLHGVKHFLFDRVSCELGVVFDPEVLGPRSLVDGVEGGSSGKFKLLVKNPYTRMASRDLEESSKMFRLFTASLSLSVPVILMRVVCPQIPLLYALLIWQCGPFQMGDWLKWALVTVVQFGIGKRFYVAAGRALRNGSTNMDVLVALGTTASYVYSVCALLYGAISGFWSPTYFETSAMLITFVLLGKYLETLAKGKTSGAIKKLVELAPATAILLVKDKGGKVVGEREIDALLIQAGDILKVLPGTKVPVDGVVVWGSSHVNESMVTGESAPVLKEINSVVIGGTINLHGSLHIQATKVGSNTVLSQIISLVETAQMSKAPIQKFADYIASIFVPVVVTMSLLTFFGWYVAGVLGGYPEEWLPENGNFFVFSLMFAISVVVIACPCALGLATPTAVMVATGVGANNGVLIKGGDALEMAQKIRYVIFDKTGTLTQGKAKVTTAKVFTEMDRGEFLTLVASAEASSEHPLAKAIMEYARHFHFFDEPSDTGEFQSYSEQAKFSGWLQDVSDFSVLPGKGVQCFIDGKWVLIGNRKLLTENGIAIPSNVENFVVELEESAKTGILVAQDNVVIGALGIADPLKREAAVVVEGLIKMGVQPIMVTGDNWRTARAVAKEVGIHDVRAEVLPAGKAEVIRSFQKGGSVVAMVGDGINDSPALAAADVGMAIGAGTDIAIEAAEYVLMRSNLEDVITAIDLSRKTFARIRWNYIFAMAYNVIAIPVAAGVFFPLLRLELPPWVAGACMAMSSVSVVCSSLYLKRYKKPRLTTILEITIE comes from the exons ATGACATGTGCAGCTTGTGTAAATTCTGTTGAAGGTATCCTAAAACAGCTCCCAGGTGTACGAAAGGCCGTAGTTGCTTTGGCTACATCACTAGGAGAGGTTGAATATGATCCGTCCATAATCAGCAAGGATGATATAGCGAGTGCAATTGAAGATGCTGGTTTTGAAGCTTCCTTTGTGCAGAGCAGCGAGCAGGATAAAATTGTACTTGGGGTGGTTGGTATTTCTGGTGAGATGGATGCACAGTTGTTAGAAGGCATTCTTTCGAAGCTGCATGGAGTTAAACACTTTTTATTTGATCGGGTATCATGTGAGCTTGGAGTTGtctttgatcccgaagttcttgGCCCAAGATCTTTAGTTGATGGCGTTGAAGGAGGAAGCAGCGGCAAGTTTAAGTTACTTGTCAAGAACCCGTATACAAGAATGGCTTCCAGAGATTTAGAAGAATCCTCGAAGATGTTTCGGCTTTTTACTGCAAGCTTATCTCTAAGT GTTCCTGTGATTCTAATGCGAGTTGTCTGCCCTCAGATACCTCTGCTCTATGCTTTACTGATTTGGCAGTGTGGTCCCTTTCAAATGGGTGATTGGTTAAAGTGGGCTTTAGTGACTGTTGTCCAATTTGGTATTGGTAAACGTTTTTATGTTGCGGCTGGAAGAGCACTTCGAAATGGTTCCACAAACATGGATGTCTTGGTTGCGTTGGGAACTACAGCTTCCTATGTTTACTCTGTATGTGCACTACTTTATGGTGCAATTTCTGGGTTCTGGTCTCCAACATACTTTGAAACAAGTGCCATGTTAATCACATTTGTACTTCTAGGAAAGTACTTGGAAACTCTTGCTAAAGGAAAGACATCTGGTGCTATCAAAAAACTCGTAGAACTCGCTCCCGCTACAGCTATACTGCTTGTCAAAGACAAAG GTGGAAAAGTAGTTGGAGAAAGAGAAATAGATGCTTTATTGATTCAGGCTGGTGATATATTAAAAGTACTTCCTGGTACAAAAGTTCCTGTGGATGGTGTCGTTGTATGGGGTTCAAGCCATGTGAATGAGAGTATGGTCACTGGAGAATCTGCTCCTGTTTTGAAAGAGATTAATTCAGTGGTTATTGGAGGTACAATCAATTTACATGGTTCTCTTCACATACAGGCCACAAAAGTAGGGTCAAACACAGTTCTTAGTCAGATCATATCTCTTGTTGAGACAGCACAGATGTCAAAGGCTCCCATTCAGAAGTTCGCCGACTAC ATTGCAAGCATTTTTGTTCCTGTGGTTGTTACTATGTCCTTATTGACATTCTTTGGATG GTATGTTGCTGGAGTTCTTGGAGGCTATCCAGAAGAATGGCTGCCAGAAAATggcaatttttttgtattttctttgatGTTTGCGATATCAGTTGTGGTTATTGCATGTCCTTGTGCACTTGGTTTGGCCACCCCCACTGCTGTTATGGTTGCGACAGGGGTTGGTGCCAACAACGGTGTGCTGATAAAGGGAGGAGATGCATTGGAGATGGCGCAGAAGATTAGATATGTGATATTTGATAAGACAGGCACTTTGACCCAGGGAAAAGCTAAAGTCACAACAGCCAAAGTTTTCACTGAGATGGATCGTGGAGAATTCCTAACTTTGGTAGCTTCTGCAGAG GCAAGCAGTGAACACCCCTTGGCTAAAGCGATAATGGAATATGCTCGGCATTTTCATTTCTTTGATGAACCATCTGATACCGGGGAGTTTCAGAGTTACAGTGAACAGGCTAAGTTTTCTGGATGGCTTCAAGATGTATCAGATTTCTCTGTTTTGCCTGGAAAAGGTGTACAGTGCTTCATCGATGGGAAATGGGTTTTG ATTGGTAACCGGAAGCTGCTTACCGAGAATGGGATAGCTATACCTTCCAACGTAGAGAATTTTGTTGTAGAGTTGGAAGAAAGTGCAAAGACAGGCATTCTTGTCGCTCAGGATAATGTTGTAATTGGTGCTCTGGGGATAGCAGACCCGCTAAAGAGAGAAGCGGCTGTTGTCGTAGAGGGCCTTATAAAAATGGGCGTCCAACCAATCATGGTTACTGGTGATAATTGGAGAACAGCTCGTGCAGTTGCTAAGGAG GTCGGTATCCATGACGTAAGAGCAGAAGTGTTGCCAGCAGGAAAAGCTGAGGTCATCCGTTCATTTCAAAAGGGAGGCAGTGTAGTTGCTATGGTAGGTGATGGGATCAATGACTCACCCGCATTAGCTGCTGCAGATGTTGGTATGGCAATTGGAGCGGGAACTGATATTGCGATAGAAGCTGCTGAGTACGTGTTAATGAGAAGCAACTTGGAGGATGTGATTACTGCCATAGACCTCTCAAGGAAGACATTTGCGCGGATTAGGTGGAATTATATCTTTGCCATGGCGTACAATGTGATCGCAATTCCAGTGGCCGCAGGAGTTTTCTTTCCTTTGTTAAGACTGGAGTTGCCACCTTGGGTAGCTGGTGCATGCATGGCAATGTCATCTGTAAGTGTTGTGTGTTCTTCTCTGTATCTAAAGAGATACAAGAAACCCAGACTTACCACTATATTGGAAATAACTATAGAGTAG